A stretch of Flavobacterium sp. N2270 DNA encodes these proteins:
- a CDS encoding FAD-dependent monooxygenase translates to MKITVIGGGPGGLYFSILTKKAMPSCEIDVYEQNKPDDSFGFGVVFSDETLGEFLTRDTESYELIRSKFAYWDDIVVARDGEQVSVAGNGFCGCSRKTLLQLLYQRCKEEGVNLHFEANITNLNQFKDSDIIVACDGIGSSIRTQFESDFETKVELKKNKFVWMGSTKPLDAFTYFFRSTPKGAFVAHTYQYEEGMSTWIFECSPQTWENFGFDTFKEEDTTQKLQEIFKEELDGHGLITNKSHWRQFPHVTNGKWYKDNIVLLGDAKATAHYSIGSGTKLAMECAIALSDAIVENPNNFPVAFENYEKARRNRVEMIQYAANVSLDWFENMDRHMQHPFYQFSFGCMTRSKKVTFENLSIRDKSYTNKVLKEFNDINQDVTPSAVEVPAAFSKFKLRDLELQNRIVMSAMGQYSAENGLVNDWHLMHYGNRAIGGLGLIIAEMTAVSETGRITLGCTGIYSKNQIVEWKKITNFIHQNSSAKIGIQLGHSGRKGATKKPWETVDLQDKWNLISASPIAFNENSPTPKEMTLEDMNTITEQFVQATINANEAGFDMIELQAHHGFLLASFLSPLTNIRTDEFGGSVENRLKFPMRVFKAMRNAFPKDKPMSVRISATDWAENGISEEDVFIIATAFKEAGADIINISTGNTVAHQNPQIGRMWQTPFSDAVRNTVHIPTITTGYIQDIDQINTIILNGRADLVALGRPLLLDPNFVRNSQAYEDYRASDIPKQYMTGTSHLYPLKGSERKMIEGMKKALKPESHEIK, encoded by the coding sequence ATGAAAATAACAGTAATAGGTGGTGGTCCAGGAGGTTTATATTTTTCTATATTAACCAAAAAAGCAATGCCAAGTTGCGAAATAGACGTATACGAACAAAACAAACCAGATGATAGTTTTGGTTTTGGTGTAGTTTTTTCAGATGAAACTTTAGGAGAGTTTTTAACTCGTGATACGGAATCTTACGAATTAATTAGAAGCAAATTTGCATATTGGGACGATATTGTTGTAGCTCGTGATGGAGAACAAGTAAGTGTTGCAGGAAATGGTTTTTGTGGATGTTCTCGAAAAACACTTTTACAATTGCTTTATCAACGTTGCAAGGAAGAAGGTGTAAACTTGCATTTTGAAGCAAACATAACCAATTTAAACCAATTTAAAGATAGTGATATCATCGTTGCTTGTGATGGAATTGGAAGTTCTATTCGCACACAATTTGAGTCAGATTTTGAAACAAAAGTAGAATTGAAAAAAAATAAATTCGTTTGGATGGGCTCTACTAAACCATTAGATGCATTTACTTATTTCTTTAGATCTACTCCCAAAGGTGCATTTGTTGCACACACCTATCAATACGAAGAAGGAATGAGTACGTGGATTTTCGAATGTAGTCCACAAACTTGGGAAAACTTCGGTTTTGATACGTTTAAAGAAGAAGATACTACTCAAAAATTACAAGAAATATTCAAAGAAGAACTTGACGGACATGGTTTAATTACCAATAAATCGCATTGGCGTCAATTTCCGCACGTTACAAACGGTAAATGGTACAAAGACAATATTGTTTTATTAGGAGATGCTAAAGCAACTGCCCACTACTCTATTGGTTCTGGAACTAAATTGGCAATGGAATGTGCTATTGCGCTTTCAGATGCTATTGTAGAAAATCCAAATAATTTTCCTGTTGCTTTTGAAAACTATGAAAAAGCGAGAAGAAATCGTGTTGAAATGATTCAATATGCAGCAAATGTATCGTTAGATTGGTTTGAAAACATGGACAGACACATGCAGCATCCATTTTATCAATTTTCATTTGGATGCATGACGCGTTCTAAAAAAGTAACCTTTGAAAATTTAAGCATTCGAGATAAATCTTATACGAATAAAGTATTAAAAGAATTTAATGATATTAATCAAGATGTCACACCGAGCGCAGTCGAGGTGCCAGCAGCTTTTTCAAAATTTAAACTACGTGATTTAGAATTACAAAACAGAATTGTCATGAGTGCCATGGGACAATATTCTGCAGAAAACGGACTAGTGAATGATTGGCATTTAATGCATTATGGAAACAGAGCAATTGGTGGTTTAGGTTTAATAATTGCTGAAATGACTGCTGTTTCAGAAACTGGAAGAATTACTTTAGGTTGTACAGGTATTTATTCTAAAAATCAAATAGTTGAATGGAAAAAAATAACCAATTTTATTCATCAAAATTCATCTGCTAAAATCGGAATTCAATTAGGACATTCAGGACGAAAAGGCGCAACAAAAAAACCTTGGGAAACCGTAGATTTGCAAGATAAATGGAATTTGATTTCTGCTTCTCCAATTGCGTTCAATGAAAATTCTCCGACTCCAAAGGAAATGACTTTGGAAGACATGAATACCATTACAGAACAATTCGTTCAAGCTACTATAAATGCAAACGAAGCCGGTTTTGATATGATTGAATTACAAGCGCATCATGGATTTTTATTGGCTTCTTTCCTTTCACCACTGACTAATATTCGTACTGATGAATTTGGCGGAAGTGTAGAAAATCGTTTAAAATTCCCAATGCGTGTATTTAAAGCAATGCGAAATGCATTTCCAAAAGATAAGCCAATGTCGGTTAGAATATCCGCTACTGATTGGGCTGAAAACGGAATTTCAGAAGAAGATGTATTTATAATTGCAACTGCTTTTAAAGAAGCTGGAGCAGATATTATCAATATTTCTACTGGGAATACAGTTGCACATCAAAACCCTCAAATAGGTAGAATGTGGCAAACTCCATTTTCAGATGCAGTTCGAAATACCGTTCATATTCCTACAATTACAACCGGTTATATTCAAGATATTGACCAAATAAATACCATTATACTTAACGGAAGAGCTGATTTAGTAGCTTTAGGAAGACCTTTATTACTAGATCCTAATTTTGTTAGAAACTCGCAAGCATACGAAGATTATAGAGCTTCTGATATTCCAAAGCAATATATGACAGGCACTTCTCATTTATATCCTTTAAAAGGAAGTGAAAGAAAAATGATAGAAGGAATGAAAAAAGCACTGAAACCTGAAAGTCATGAAATTAAGTAA
- a CDS encoding YqiA/YcfP family alpha/beta fold hydrolase, which produces MRIVYLHGLESNNLGPKNDWLHSISDVFDPYIDYYEPNIYQILKTKIIAFKPDLIIGSSMGGYFAHEIAKELNLSAVLFNPALHSRSFEPDMTGHVHGEYNPNMYLVLGEKDVVIDPMLTLNYIKKNKNYTYTLLSHEHGTPVDVFKREISLFI; this is translated from the coding sequence ATGAGAATTGTTTATTTACATGGATTAGAATCTAATAATTTAGGACCAAAAAACGATTGGCTCCACTCAATTTCTGATGTGTTTGACCCTTATATTGATTATTATGAACCAAATATTTATCAAATTTTAAAAACCAAAATTATAGCGTTTAAGCCAGACTTAATTATTGGTTCTTCCATGGGTGGATATTTTGCACATGAAATTGCTAAAGAACTAAATCTTAGTGCTGTATTATTCAACCCGGCATTACATTCAAGAAGTTTTGAACCAGATATGACAGGTCATGTTCATGGAGAATACAATCCAAATATGTATTTAGTTCTTGGAGAAAAAGACGTTGTTATTGATCCAATGTTAACGCTTAATTATATTAAAAAGAATAAAAATTATACTTACACTTTATTAAGTCATGAACACGGAACACCTGTTGATGTCTTTAAAAGAGAGATTAGTTTGTTTATTTAA
- a CDS encoding cupin domain-containing protein codes for MNQNQSDDQYGRARVQATPELEAYYKDLENLGAGALWTVANDIEPWEPKPSSIPMLWKYEDLRPLVLKSSELVTPEQAGRRVVYLVNDKRKDVSAAVGWLYTGIQVTRPGEFTSAHRHKASALRFIMEGSGGYTVVDGNKIMLEVNDFVITPNSTWHEHGVEESGKTCIWQDGLDIPLVNALEANDYAVFDGTQPLVKPINYSPLSYGGAGVVPADVVWDKPYSPLFKYSWSKVYPALLEAAKVNEGSPYDGIIMQYSNPLSGGHVMQTMGASIQLLRPSEHTKAHKHTGSFVYQCAKGIGYSIIDGKRFDWKERDIFCVPSWMNHEHVNLSDTEDAVLFSFNDLPVIEKLGLYQEQAYTDNNGFQKIQ; via the coding sequence ATGAACCAAAATCAATCTGACGATCAATACGGAAGAGCTCGAGTACAAGCCACACCAGAACTTGAAGCTTACTATAAAGATTTAGAAAATCTAGGCGCTGGTGCACTTTGGACAGTTGCCAACGACATTGAACCTTGGGAACCAAAACCATCTTCTATTCCAATGTTATGGAAATATGAAGATTTACGACCTTTAGTTTTAAAATCTTCTGAATTAGTTACTCCAGAACAAGCAGGAAGGCGCGTTGTGTATTTGGTAAATGATAAACGTAAAGATGTTTCTGCTGCTGTAGGTTGGTTATATACCGGAATTCAAGTTACTCGTCCGGGCGAATTTACTTCTGCTCACAGACATAAAGCTTCTGCCCTGCGTTTCATTATGGAAGGTTCTGGTGGATATACCGTCGTAGATGGAAATAAAATAATGCTTGAAGTGAATGATTTCGTGATTACTCCCAATTCTACTTGGCACGAACATGGTGTGGAAGAAAGCGGAAAAACATGCATTTGGCAAGATGGATTAGATATTCCATTAGTAAATGCATTAGAAGCAAATGATTATGCTGTTTTTGATGGTACACAACCATTGGTTAAACCAATCAATTATTCTCCATTATCTTATGGAGGTGCTGGTGTAGTTCCTGCAGATGTAGTTTGGGACAAACCCTACTCGCCTCTTTTTAAATATTCTTGGTCAAAAGTATATCCTGCTTTATTAGAAGCTGCAAAAGTAAACGAAGGTTCTCCTTATGACGGAATAATAATGCAATATTCAAATCCACTTTCTGGCGGACATGTAATGCAAACTATGGGTGCTTCCATTCAATTATTACGACCAAGCGAACACACGAAAGCACACAAACATACAGGTTCATTCGTGTACCAATGTGCGAAAGGAATAGGCTATTCTATCATTGACGGAAAAAGATTTGATTGGAAAGAAAGAGATATTTTCTGCGTTCCTTCATGGATGAATCACGAACATGTAAATCTTTCCGATACGGAAGATGCAGTTTTATTTTCGTTCAACGATTTACCAGTTATAGAAAAATTAGGTTTGTACCAAGAACAAGCTTATACTGATAATAACGGATTTCAAAAAATACAATAA
- a CDS encoding DUF4212 domain-containing protein translates to MSEKQEKATAYWKENLRYLLILLSIWFAVSFGAGILFKDVLNEIKLGGFPLGFWFAQQGSIYVFVVLIFVYVRLMNKLDKKYGFDE, encoded by the coding sequence ATGAGTGAAAAACAAGAAAAAGCTACGGCTTATTGGAAGGAAAATCTTCGATACCTTCTAATATTATTGAGTATTTGGTTTGCTGTTTCGTTTGGAGCAGGAATATTATTCAAAGATGTATTAAACGAAATAAAACTTGGAGGTTTTCCTTTAGGATTTTGGTTTGCTCAACAAGGTTCAATTTATGTGTTTGTCGTATTAATTTTTGTCTATGTACGATTGATGAACAAATTAGACAAAAAATACGGATTTGACGAATAA
- a CDS encoding flavin reductase family protein, producing the protein MQFDSLTTEGSVLYKLLTGTIIPRPIGWVSTVDENGINNLAPFSFFNAVGEDPPHLMFSTVRTGNKNKDTLNNVLANKQFVVNLVTEETVEQMNMTAQSVNSDVDEFQLANLTPIDSIFIKPKRVKESYVHFECEMVHHYFLEDHKNGGACIVIGKIITMHINDEILMEGNRINLDKYKPVARLAGSNYAKMGELFSIKRG; encoded by the coding sequence ATGCAATTTGATAGCTTAACAACTGAAGGTTCGGTTTTATACAAACTCCTTACTGGAACAATAATCCCAAGACCAATAGGCTGGGTATCAACTGTTGATGAAAACGGAATTAATAATCTGGCGCCATTTTCTTTTTTTAATGCAGTTGGTGAAGATCCACCTCATTTAATGTTTTCTACGGTTCGTACTGGAAATAAAAATAAAGACACTCTGAATAACGTACTTGCAAATAAGCAGTTTGTTGTCAATTTAGTTACTGAAGAAACAGTCGAACAAATGAATATGACAGCTCAAAGCGTTAATTCTGATGTTGATGAGTTTCAATTAGCGAACCTCACTCCTATTGATTCTATTTTCATTAAACCAAAACGCGTTAAGGAAAGTTATGTCCATTTTGAATGTGAAATGGTACATCATTATTTTTTAGAAGATCATAAAAATGGTGGTGCTTGTATTGTAATTGGTAAAATTATAACCATGCACATCAATGATGAAATTTTAATGGAAGGAAATAGAATTAATTTAGACAAATACAAACCAGTTGCTCGTTTGGCAGGTTCAAATTATGCTAAAATGGGTGAATTATTTTCAATTAAAAGAGGATAA
- a CDS encoding acyl-CoA thioesterase: MSNYFIKQEKIRFQHVDYAGIVFYPRFLEMLNCLVEDWFEEALDRPFSKMHETNGIPTVDLKVQFKKAARLGDILTKKLWVKNLGGSSILCGFQFEDENGKTCLEGEVTLVNVAFAEDRNNIKAEPFNGEMKNKIMNYKL, from the coding sequence ATGAGTAATTACTTTATAAAACAAGAAAAAATACGTTTCCAACATGTAGATTATGCTGGAATTGTCTTCTACCCACGATTTTTAGAAATGTTAAATTGTTTGGTAGAAGACTGGTTTGAAGAAGCCTTAGATCGACCATTTTCTAAAATGCATGAAACCAATGGTATTCCAACCGTTGATTTAAAAGTACAATTTAAAAAAGCAGCTCGTTTAGGCGATATTCTTACTAAAAAGCTCTGGGTTAAAAACCTTGGTGGATCTTCTATACTTTGCGGTTTTCAATTTGAAGATGAAAATGGAAAGACCTGTTTAGAAGGAGAAGTTACGCTTGTTAATGTTGCTTTCGCTGAAGATAGAAACAACATTAAAGCAGAACCTTTTAATGGAGAAATGAAAAACAAAATTATGAATTACAAATTATGA
- a CDS encoding FMN-binding glutamate synthase family protein has product MRKTFLVISFTLLTFTGILIYVNWKFSFILLILIPLILMGLYDMYFSDRTIRRNFPLLGRLRYILSAIGPEMRQYFIETDTEGKPFNRLQRDIVYHRSKKEVDTIPFGTQLDVYKDGYEWINHSIRSISFSDIEKNPKVRIGSSQCEKPYDASLFNISAMSFGSLSKNAILALNNGAKQGGFYHNTGEGGLSPYHLQGGDVVWNIGTGYFSCRNNDGTFNVDQYEKRAILDNVKMVEIKFSQGAKPGHGGILPKEKVTDEIAAIRLVEKGNDIVSPPTHSAFTNPLELMDFIKLLRTKSGGKPVGMKICIGNKSEFISICKAMVETKTYFDFITVDGGEGGTGAAPQEYSDHVGMPLRDAVAFVHDCLKGFGIKDQIKIIASGKVVTGFDIIRCLSLGADLCNSARGMMFALGCIQALECHANTCPTGVATQNLNLMKGLIPEDKSIRVARFQHETVKSAMDLMASAGLAHPDDVTRDAVTTRIDRNNVETFAQTFPELESGSLLHEETVPKEFLYFWKKAKVEQF; this is encoded by the coding sequence ATGAGAAAAACGTTTTTAGTAATAAGTTTTACATTACTCACATTTACTGGAATATTAATATATGTCAATTGGAAATTTAGTTTTATACTGCTAATTTTAATTCCATTAATTCTTATGGGATTGTATGATATGTATTTTTCAGATAGAACAATCAGAAGAAATTTTCCACTATTAGGAAGGCTACGATATATTTTATCTGCAATTGGTCCAGAAATGCGTCAATATTTTATTGAAACAGATACAGAAGGAAAACCTTTTAATCGTTTACAACGTGATATTGTTTATCATCGTAGCAAAAAAGAAGTAGATACTATACCTTTTGGAACACAACTAGATGTTTATAAAGATGGTTACGAATGGATCAATCATAGTATTCGTTCTATTTCTTTTTCAGATATAGAGAAAAATCCAAAAGTTAGAATTGGTTCTTCTCAATGCGAAAAACCATACGATGCTAGCTTATTTAACATTAGTGCAATGAGTTTTGGTTCATTAAGTAAAAATGCCATTTTAGCTTTAAATAATGGCGCAAAACAAGGTGGGTTTTACCACAATACTGGTGAAGGCGGACTTTCTCCTTATCATCTTCAAGGTGGTGATGTAGTTTGGAATATTGGAACGGGTTATTTTAGTTGTCGAAATAACGACGGAACTTTTAACGTAGATCAATATGAAAAAAGAGCTATTTTAGATAATGTAAAAATGGTAGAAATTAAATTCTCACAAGGTGCAAAACCAGGTCATGGTGGAATTTTACCAAAAGAAAAAGTTACCGATGAAATTGCAGCAATTCGTTTGGTTGAAAAAGGAAACGATATTGTTTCTCCTCCTACACATTCAGCTTTTACAAATCCTTTAGAATTGATGGATTTTATAAAATTATTACGTACAAAATCTGGTGGAAAACCTGTTGGAATGAAAATATGCATTGGTAATAAGTCCGAATTTATTTCTATCTGTAAAGCCATGGTAGAAACAAAAACTTATTTTGATTTCATTACTGTTGATGGTGGCGAAGGTGGAACTGGTGCGGCTCCACAAGAATATTCAGATCATGTAGGAATGCCATTACGCGATGCTGTTGCTTTTGTTCATGACTGTTTAAAAGGTTTTGGAATTAAAGATCAAATCAAAATAATTGCAAGCGGAAAAGTAGTTACTGGTTTTGATATTATTAGATGCTTATCATTAGGTGCCGATTTATGTAATTCTGCCAGAGGAATGATGTTTGCTTTAGGTTGTATTCAAGCATTAGAATGTCATGCAAATACTTGTCCTACTGGTGTTGCAACACAAAATCTTAATTTAATGAAAGGGTTAATTCCTGAAGATAAAAGTATTCGAGTAGCACGTTTTCAACACGAAACTGTAAAAAGTGCAATGGATTTAATGGCTTCTGCCGGATTAGCTCATCCAGATGATGTAACAAGAGATGCAGTAACAACAAGAATAGACAGAAATAATGTAGAAACATTCGCACAAACATTCCCTGAATTAGAAAGCGGTAGTTTATTACATGAAGAAACTGTTCCAAAGGAATTTTTATATTTTTGGAAGAAAGCAAAAGTGGAACAATTTTAA
- a CDS encoding carbon-nitrogen hydrolase family protein yields MEFKKFKAATVQTSPVFLNVEKTIDKAITFVKEASKNGAKLIAFPEVFVAGYPYWNWIMTPVQGSKWYEELYKASVDVNGPDIKRLCLAAKDNDIQIVIGINERGKSYGEIYNTNLIIDNKGVIIGKHRKLVPTWAEKLTWSSGDGSSLKVYDTEVGPIGTLACGENTNTLARYTLLTQGELIHIANYISLPVAPPDYNMAEAIKIRAAAHSFEGKLFTIVSCSTISQEIMDALKPDVPNVEELLTRKNSAFSGFIGPNGAVIGEPLIDKEGMIYADIDLAKCIQPKQMHDILGHYNRFDIFDLRVNTAPTKNITFVNSHEEFNNK; encoded by the coding sequence ATGGAATTTAAAAAATTTAAAGCAGCAACAGTACAAACTTCACCTGTTTTCTTAAACGTTGAAAAAACTATTGATAAAGCCATTACTTTTGTAAAAGAAGCATCAAAAAATGGGGCAAAGCTTATTGCTTTCCCTGAAGTATTTGTAGCAGGTTATCCTTATTGGAACTGGATTATGACTCCTGTTCAAGGAAGTAAATGGTACGAAGAATTATATAAAGCTTCAGTGGACGTAAATGGTCCAGATATTAAAAGGCTTTGCTTGGCTGCAAAAGACAATGATATTCAAATTGTAATTGGAATTAACGAACGTGGTAAAAGCTACGGTGAAATTTATAATACCAATTTAATTATTGACAACAAAGGTGTTATCATTGGAAAGCATAGGAAATTAGTACCAACATGGGCCGAAAAGCTAACCTGGTCTTCTGGAGATGGTTCTTCTTTAAAAGTGTACGATACAGAAGTGGGACCAATTGGAACTTTAGCTTGTGGAGAAAACACAAATACTTTAGCTCGATATACATTACTTACTCAAGGAGAATTGATTCATATTGCCAATTATATTTCGCTTCCTGTTGCTCCACCAGATTATAATATGGCTGAAGCAATTAAGATTCGTGCGGCTGCTCATTCTTTTGAAGGAAAATTATTTACAATAGTTTCTTGTTCTACTATTTCTCAAGAAATTATGGATGCATTGAAACCCGATGTTCCAAATGTAGAAGAATTACTAACGCGTAAAAACTCTGCATTTTCTGGATTTATTGGTCCAAATGGTGCTGTTATTGGTGAACCATTAATTGACAAAGAGGGAATGATTTATGCAGATATTGATTTGGCTAAATGCATCCAACCGAAGCAAATGCACGATATTTTAGGACATTACAATCGATTTGATATTTTCGATTTACGCGTAAATACAGCACCAACAAAAAATATTACCTTTGTTAATAGTCACGAAGAATTCAATAATAAATAG
- a CDS encoding helix-turn-helix domain-containing protein gives MEILACPKCQSDTIVKSGIIKDRQRYLCKSCNYYFTVNKLGKKIDDYYVTKALQLYLEGLSYREIERILGVSHVSISNWVKEFKIKKPPHPNYHPTYKIFKHNELVDYLQSKEKLSGAGMIITELGDKFMLIKWERFKD, from the coding sequence ATGGAGATTTTAGCTTGTCCAAAATGCCAAAGTGATACTATTGTAAAAAGCGGAATTATTAAAGATAGACAACGCTATTTGTGTAAGTCTTGCAATTATTATTTTACAGTTAATAAACTTGGTAAAAAAATTGATGATTATTATGTTACTAAGGCATTACAGTTATATTTAGAAGGTTTAAGTTATAGAGAAATAGAACGCATTTTAGGTGTTTCACACGTGTCTATTAGTAATTGGGTTAAAGAATTTAAGATAAAAAAACCACCACATCCTAATTACCACCCTACATATAAGATATTTAAGCATAATGAATTAGTAGATTATCTTCAAAGTAAAGAAAAATTATCTGGAGCAGGAATGATAATTACAGAGTTAGGAGACAAGTTTATGCTAATAAAATGGGAACGTTTTAAAGACTAG
- a CDS encoding AMP-binding protein: MYKDNFTYKHLPSKELQPDYLLELSQFKQTEMLNCVERLLDFHIQNGNGDKICIHTFEETWTYKNLHEKANQIAHVLIDDLGLVSGNRVLLRSANNPMMVACWFAIIKAGGIVVATMPLLRSKELTTIIDCAEISIALCDSDLAEEMNLVESKHLKHKSFYRNSDLEAKMASKSTTFTNYNSKYNDVALIGFTSGTTGIPKMTAHFHSDILNICEAFPNYSLQPTSKDIFIGSPPLGFTFGLGGLVLFPMYFGASTFLLEKPSPDLLLKAIQDFKITICFTAPTAWRILTTKLNEYDVSSLRKCVSAGETLPIAVWEDWYNATGLKIIDGIGATELLHIFISSNAENMKPGSTGLPITGYEAKIVDDNGNEVSRNTPGKLAVKGITGCKYLNREEKQKEYVQNGWNITGDIFKQDEDGYFWFVARGDDMIISSGYNIAAIEVESVLLTHESILECAVVGLPDENRGMLVCANIVLKDKSKASDELKIEIQNWFKETAAPYKYPRVINFLDCLPKTETGKIQRFKLKHT, encoded by the coding sequence ATGTATAAAGATAATTTTACATATAAACATTTACCAAGTAAAGAATTACAACCTGACTATTTATTAGAGTTATCTCAATTTAAGCAAACTGAAATGCTTAATTGTGTCGAACGCTTGTTGGATTTCCATATTCAAAACGGAAATGGTGATAAAATCTGTATTCATACATTCGAAGAAACTTGGACTTATAAAAATTTACATGAAAAAGCCAATCAAATTGCACATGTTTTAATTGATGATTTAGGTTTGGTTTCTGGAAATCGTGTTTTATTGCGCTCAGCAAATAATCCTATGATGGTTGCTTGTTGGTTTGCAATAATTAAAGCTGGAGGAATTGTTGTGGCAACTATGCCTCTACTTCGTTCCAAAGAATTAACAACGATAATTGATTGCGCTGAAATTTCAATTGCTCTTTGTGATAGTGATTTAGCAGAAGAAATGAATCTAGTTGAATCGAAACATTTAAAACACAAAAGTTTCTACAGAAATAGTGATTTAGAAGCAAAAATGGCTTCAAAATCGACCACTTTTACTAATTATAACTCAAAATATAATGATGTTGCATTAATTGGTTTCACTTCTGGTACAACAGGAATTCCTAAAATGACAGCACATTTTCATAGCGATATTTTAAACATTTGCGAAGCTTTTCCAAATTACTCTTTACAACCAACATCTAAAGACATTTTCATTGGAAGTCCGCCATTGGGATTTACTTTTGGGTTAGGAGGTTTGGTTTTATTCCCAATGTACTTTGGTGCTTCTACTTTTTTATTGGAAAAACCAAGTCCCGATTTACTTTTAAAAGCGATTCAAGATTTCAAAATCACAATTTGTTTCACTGCTCCTACTGCTTGGCGCATATTAACAACTAAATTAAATGAATATGATGTTTCAAGTCTAAGAAAATGTGTTTCTGCAGGAGAAACTTTGCCAATTGCAGTATGGGAAGATTGGTACAATGCAACAGGTTTAAAAATTATTGACGGAATTGGTGCAACGGAATTATTACATATTTTTATTTCCTCTAATGCAGAAAACATGAAGCCTGGTTCAACTGGTTTGCCAATAACCGGTTACGAAGCAAAAATAGTAGATGATAATGGAAACGAAGTATCAAGAAATACTCCTGGAAAATTGGCCGTGAAAGGAATTACAGGTTGTAAATACTTAAATAGAGAAGAAAAACAAAAAGAATACGTTCAAAACGGATGGAATATAACTGGAGATATTTTTAAACAAGATGAAGATGGCTATTTTTGGTTTGTTGCACGTGGAGACGATATGATTATTTCTTCTGGATATAATATTGCGGCTATTGAAGTGGAATCTGTACTTTTAACACATGAATCTATTTTAGAGTGTGCTGTAGTTGGACTTCCAGATGAAAATAGAGGAATGTTAGTTTGTGCAAATATTGTTCTAAAAGACAAATCTAAAGCTTCTGACGAATTAAAAATTGAAATTCAAAATTGGTTCAAAGAAACTGCAGCTCCTTATAAATATCCTAGAGTAATTAACTTTTTAGATTGCTTACCAAAAACGGAAACAGGAAAAATTCAACGATTTAAATTAAAACATACATAA
- a CDS encoding SRPBCC domain-containing protein, with amino-acid sequence MKNDMLEIKVALQISKPIDVVFEAIVNPEKMSNYFISKSSGLMEEGKVLIWNFPEFDMDYSVRVGKIEVNKYISYYWNSEVKELFVEISLESQANGSTLVSIRETGMSNDKEGLKWLSGNSFGWSNFLACLKAYLEYNINLRKGAFDFMRAENQCS; translated from the coding sequence ATGAAAAACGATATGTTAGAAATTAAAGTTGCTTTACAAATTTCAAAACCTATTGACGTAGTATTTGAAGCAATCGTAAATCCTGAAAAAATGTCTAACTACTTTATCTCAAAAAGTTCTGGATTGATGGAAGAAGGCAAAGTGCTAATTTGGAATTTCCCTGAATTTGATATGGATTACTCTGTTAGGGTTGGTAAAATTGAAGTCAATAAATACATATCTTATTATTGGAATTCTGAAGTAAAAGAACTGTTTGTAGAAATTTCGTTAGAATCTCAAGCAAATGGTTCTACTTTAGTTTCTATTAGAGAAACAGGCATGTCAAATGATAAGGAAGGGTTAAAATGGCTTTCCGGTAATTCATTTGGCTGGTCTAACTTCTTAGCTTGTTTAAAAGCATATTTAGAATATAATATTAATTTACGTAAAGGAGCTTTTGATTTCATGCGAGCTGAAAATCAATGTTCTTAA